The Canis aureus isolate CA01 chromosome 6, VMU_Caureus_v.1.0, whole genome shotgun sequence genome contains the following window.
GCCATTCTAGATATTAATCCATCGAAATGACCAAATTTACTCATATCACTTTATTCCAAATGAGATAAAAAGCTGAAGAGATAAGTAGTCTAGCTCTTCTCTTCAGTCAAATACAAGGAAATGGCGTGTAAAACATAAGCACCTCAAATCCTTGTCATGGACACAGCGCTTATCAGGTGCCTCCAGTAAGAGGTAGTTGCTCATATTCTATGGAATATACTTGCAACATAGAGTCAACATCAGAAACTGCGCTGAATTCAACAACCTTCCCCAAAGCTATTATGAGACTTTTTTCCTTACAAATTAGAAGCTTTATTTTCCTGATTATCAGTATTACCCAAATGCATGGTTAAAATGCTCTCCATGTGAGAAAATGTTTTGAAGTGGACATCGGTGCTAACTACACGCTCACCTAATCATCACCTTTAAAAATCCATGATTAAAAGTACTTTCCTTTCATTTGATAATGTATGTCTCTGTGCTCTAGTGAATAACCTCAAATTATCAACAACAGTACACATGGAAATCGTCGGAAAAAAACTTTGGGTTTTAATGGATCTCCTAGTATCATAAGGGCAGAAGAAAAGCAAGTCACTGCTTTCAAGCGTAAACAAAAAACTTCAACATTTTCATCACCAGGCAGGCACTTGGTCCCAACATGGGTAAATGGGGCAGTTTTAGTTGAGAAGTATTAGTATTTCAAGACGGTTCATAAAGGTTAAAATAGATCTCCTCCTTAACTTACCGGGTGTACTTGTCGATGAGGCCTTAGAAATTACGGGCTCTGAATCTTCCTAAATATATAGAAACACTCATTAATCACACAGACTCAACGGCTTACACTCTTCATTTCCAATACTCCTGCTCCATTTCCTACTGTGTCCTTCATCAGCCTTTCCCTAGACTTTCCTCCTATCCCCCACAGTCCCTATCCTTGTGCAACCTCCCTGAGTGGCACTGGCCACTGCTACTGAGCCAGATGTCAGAGGCAGGTGGGAGGACGGGCACTGAAGCCCAAATGCAGCAGGGAGCAAGGAGACTGCTTGTCAAGCACTAGCATGTGGAGCAGATAAAGCGCAGCTGACCTGGGGCTCCttgggaaacattttaaaacccCTGGTTTAGTCTCTAATTCCTTCATTTTCAATGCAAGGCAACTGACCCCCTAAGAGATTCAGAAAATCTAGTGAAGGTACAGCATTCACTCAACAGGTCTGACTGAGCATTTCCCCAACAAATCCATATGCCCAACCCGCCACGCAAGAATGCTATTAAAAATTGATCCATCACGCTCAAATAAGCCATTTTTAATATGTGAAGAGCTGAAATAAGTAATTTATAAGTTCCAGCTAATCTTTGACATCATGTCCTGAATGAGCTACGCCTGGCTTTCCCATTTTCAGATGTGGTAGATTCTCTTTATGAACTTACGTTTTTGTcctctttttgttctgtttctatTGTTGATCCCTTTTCAGCAATTCTTCTCCTAGAAAGAAGTtaaaccagatttttaaaaaattcatctaaCTCTCTTAGTATAAAAACTACTCTGATAAGGGAAGAACTGCATCTAGTTAAATAGTATCTGAATAAAATGAACCCAATCCTCTTCAACatttcatttgaaatgaaatgaaacatttccTCTTCAACAATTCCGAACATTTCATACAGTTTCTCACTCACCTCCTGGCCAGCAGGGCACTCATTTCTTCCATTAATCCACTGCCTCCTAAAGGAAGGGGTCCATTCCCACGACCTGTGTCTGACTTAGATGAGGCTGGGTTCACACCTCCGCCTGGGAAAGAGGCATCCTCCATCTTAATgagaaaagacagataataaactCCTGTGtttattacattaatttcaatacaaatatctaaatattattttttaaatctttttaaagaaccaatgGAATGAATGGCACGAATTCTACATTCATCAGTGGAAGTTACATCCAAGTTATCATCAACAACAATGGGATAAAACATCATCAcatgtctccctttttgatacaTGGAGAAGGACAGATCTGGTgtcaaaaaaaatgtgtatcctgctccaaAATGCATAATCCAAATCTAATCTTGAGGAAACTATCAGGGAAACCAAACTGAAAGATGAGCTACAAAGTCAGTTTTGCAGGTTTCACCAAAGTCAACCAGATTGCAGCAAATTTAGGCCATCACAGATAAATGTGCTGAGCAATGTGTCATAAAGGACATTATTGGACAATAGATGAAATTTGAATAGATTTGTAGATTAGAACAGTCTGTCATTTAAACTTCCTGATCTTTATTATTCTACAGTGGGCACACAGGTGACTGTCCCTGTTCCTATGAACCACATGCTCCAGTGTTTACGGAAACAGGGGCCTGGTGTGTCTGACTTAACTCTCAATTCAGACAGAAAGGGTGAGTATGTGTCCCGCAGAAGGAAACACACCCACACAGAGAATAATAAGCAAGCAGTAAAATGTTAAGTGGTGAGTCTGGGTGGTGGGGTTTACAGAAACTGTATTCTCATAACTTTCCTGTATGTATaaattatctcaatttttttaatcaatgaagTGAATAACAAGGGTTCATGAAATGAGAAGACAGTAAATCTGCTGCCCCAGTTCCTGAGAATTGGCACAAGCAGAAAGCACAGAGACATGGAGGCGCATTTACCCGGGACACTTTCCTCAGTTTCGCTCCGGCGATGGCAGCCGCAAGTCCAGTCAAAGGGCGATTGTCTTCGGACGCGGATGCCGCAAAAAATCCAGATGCAGGGAGGGGGGGAGCGGGAGgcggagggggaggtgggggggcttgATTAGgaagagggggtggagggggtggtggtggaggtccTGAAGCAGGGAGCGGAGGGGGGGGTggaggccctgggtgggggggcagcGCTGCTGGAGCCAGAGCAGGACCTGGGGGGAGCGGAGGGGGAGGTGGAGGTGCAGGTGGTCCCAAGACAatgcctgagagagagagatgttaaATAAGATGGTCAACAACAGAGCCTCAGGATACGATCCTGTGGAAAGGGCTGCAGGATGCCATGCTAAAACTAACTGCTTCTAACATCTACTACCTATAAGTGAGTTCCATCTAGCATAATGTTTAAATCTAGATCAGGGTTAAAAAAGATGCTAAAATCAATGCCAAAGTATATAATGTTCTACTTTAATGCCAGAGCTTTATTAACAGAACTCTGTGACAGTCATCTAACTACTTCTCTTGGGACCATGGGGATGTGGGAAACACACAAAGTAAGTGCTTATGAAATCTGTGACAGAGGCACCATCCCTGAAGGAAGGAGCCATGTGTATGACTGCAGTTAGTACCGGTGGAAGTACCAGGCCCCAAAGAGTCTGTGTGAACCCATAAAGGTTGAGACAGACAAGTCTACAATAGTGAAGACCCATATTTACGTGGTGACAGGTGGCCAAAGTAGCTGGACTGAGGACATGAGGGAGGGGCAGGTTCCCAGTTCAGGGTCTTAAAAGTGTTCCCCCCTTAAATCCAATGTGTACAGAATCACTAAAGTGAAGGAATTTATTAGAACAAACTATAACTTCCAAGTAACTACTAGAAACTATTAAGTGATACAGACTCTGAAGTATATCTTTTAGTCTAGATAACAGGGGTAAGAGAGAAATGCCTCCAATCTTGTAAAATCACAAAGGAGAGTAAACAAGAACTTATTCAACATCAGAAGACTGAACTAGGAGGCACTCTCCCTTCTTGAAGACTTAAAGGTTGATTTTAGGACAAATAAAATGCTACTTGCACACTGGGTGGTTATTTTTTGTAACTGAAAATACCAACAGCTCTCGGGAGAACACAGAGCAATGGACTGCCTCTCCTCCTCGGGCTGTTGGCTGTAAGGGTACAGCAGATGAGTCACCTGTGTCAGGTTCACTATACCTTCTTGTCTGGCATTACTGTCACGTGATATGAGTCTGCATGTACTAGAATTCTGAGTTTTTAAGCAAATTCGATGAGtcaacaagaaaaatatatacgCAACAATGAGTCTTATTACTtaagaacaaagatttttttaaatggggtaaTTTAAAATCTAGGCTACAACACTGTTTCTTTCTACATACATATTTGTTGTCATATTCCTTCCTGTAATACTTGCTAAACcctatctttgaaaaaaaggatTGCCAAGCATCATCTTACTTACTGATGCAACCAGGTCCTTCTCTACTTACAAATAATCCATACTTAGAAGattacattctctctttctctattacCATGACGGCAAGGTCTGGACaagaggagggggtgggagggataaCTGTAGAAGATGCTTATTTTCTTTCAACTATCCCTTCAGACCACTAATTCTTGTAATTCTGGAGCATGGAATCCACTGGGGCATACGTCAAGCCTGCCATACTCCCAACTCCTGAGGCAAAGTCAGGCTGCTCCTGACGATTTGGGGTACATCTAGCCTAATGTAAGAAGCCCAATACAGGAGAGGCCAAAATGAAATAGGGCCCAAGATCAGAACTGTTCCAGGAGACTCTAGGATGACACATCTAATGACTTCAGTTGGGCACCAAGTATCATCTCTAAATTTCCCACCAATTAAAGGAAGACAAGTTAGGTCATATATTTATTGTGTTGATAAAATGTGTCAAGTAATGTTTTCCTAGTGGGACTAAAAAGGAATGTGTTGTGGAGGCCCTCAAATACTGGAACACCCCTCCAGCTACAATACTGTGAAAGACACCAAAATCCAAATTAATGTGGAAACTCCTCATCTTGATCTTCCAACTGCAATTAATCCAGCAGAAAGAGCCTTCTACTTGTTTAAATTACAGTAAGTTGGGGCACAGTGACATAGGGCTGTTCACCTATCAAAACCACCCTCCCCATGTTTCTAGGCAGTAACAGCTGCTGATACACCATGTTTCCAGGATGCGTTGTTAGCAGCAACAACGGAAGCCTTACCCTGTTGGGCTGGAGTCTCGGCCGGCTGAGAGGCTGCCTGCAAGCCTGGCTCAGAAGCAGAGGAGTCCCCCAGCACAGAGTTTAGAGGAGTCTCCGCAGAGGCAGGggcagctgcagagggagaagggagaacaCTAGGCTTGGATGAGGGAGTTGAGGCAATAGGGGTGCTTGGAGGAGGAGAGGCTTGAGATCCACAGTGTGAGCGCGGTGCGAGGGAAGGCAGTGGAGGCGGCGGTGGCGGCACTGCTGGCCCTGAGGTAGGCGGTGGAGACACTGGACATGTGACAGAGTCAAGCGGCCCATTGGGTGCTGTTGGTGATGGAGGCATTGGGGGCACAGGAGAAGAAACACAAACAGGGAGGACAGGCCTCGGACCAGTCGCTTTGCCTGGGGGGCTGCTAATCATTACtggaggagatggagggaggggcgAAACAGTGGAAGTAGACCAGGCACAGGGCTTCGTAGCTGGAGGCTGAGAAGAGGGTGTGTTCACAGGAGAAGAAGGCCGAGAGTTTTTGTTCAGAGGACGAGGAACTGTAGCATAATGGGGAAGAACAGAGTGGAAGGCTGAACCTACAGATGCTGCAAAACGTGTCGCTGAGTGTCGCAGTGGTGGTGTAGGGGGTGTGGAAGTAGGTGGCAAAGCGGTCACTACAGCATAGTCAGGAGTGGCCTCTGACACTGGAGCTGAGATGACTTTAGCATAGGATGGAGGAGGTGCCGAAGGAGGCTGGCAACTGGCATACTCAGGAAGTGGCGCGCTATACGGGGAGCTGTCGGACGGTGCTGCACAGAAGGTGGGAAGCGGCAGCAAGGACAggataaaaaaggagagagaaaaagggagctAGTAAAGCCACAAAACCAGCATTCAGACAAAATGTACAAATGTAGACCACAGTTAGTACCCAACAACTAAGCACGTGTGCAGAAACGGACCTCACCCAAGCACCGCATTACCCTATACGTGCATTCTGAGACCCAGAGGAGGAAGagatcaattttctttttatcagatAAGTATACTGATAAGTTAAATTGCTGAACTTCTCCTTTGTAAGAAAAAGACCATATCTTACTTCTCATTATCTAGCCCACTAGAAGGACATTAAAATTATAGGACTACGACCACAAACAGAAGAATCCGTCTGCTTGTCTTTTAGAAACAACAAACGGTGAAACTGGCAAAAAGTTTTATAAAGGGCTAGGAGCCCCCTATTCAATGCTTATTTGTGGATAAGTGTTGTCCTATTGGCTATACCCCCAGAAAATAATTAGGCAGTTAagaacaaattatcacaaacaaACCAATCAACCACACTGAGACCCACGTTGAGACCTTTGACATAGGCCTTATGGAAtagaaaaatcattcttaaatCCTATTACAATAAATGTCCATTTTAATGAATGTTTCAAACTTTCAGTTTTTTCTTAACCCTTATGTCTTTCGATAAATTCCATCCAACTTAGAAATTTTCACCAATTTTTTGCAATACTAGAACATACATAAACTACTAGTCAGTTTTAGAGAGGGTATTTTCCTCCTTTGACAACTCTAGAGTACGCTCAAGCAAATTTCTTGAATCCTATAGGCTTCAGGACAGTTTAAGAAACCCCAAAGGGAAATACATTCACCCAATATAAAAATTTCTCATAAAGAAACACTTGTACTTTATAGCCAATTTACAGGGCCTCAGAAGAGTTTGAAAGCCAGACtacacatttttcaaaagctTTCCCAAATCTCCAAGCAATAAATGCAATAGAGAGAGGACTAAGAAAGTGGTAAAGCAGCAAGTGCTGCACGTTTTGCCCTGTCCGACTGTTCTGcctgcccccgagcccctcctgTGCGAGCTCCGACAACCCAGGCCCTGCACCcgacacccaggcacccacccagGCACGGGGCAGGAGAGCAAGGCACGCACTCCTTACCAGCGGCTGACAGCCTGCGCTCACGCTCCCGCTCCCATTCCAGCTGCTCGCGCTCAAGCTGCTCCTGCCTCTCGCGCTGCTCTCGCTCCCGTTGCTCCTGCCTCTCACGCTGCTCCCGCTCTCGGTCCAGCCGCTCCAGGCGCTCTCGCTCCAGCCGGTCCTGCCGCTCACGCTCACGCTGCTCCCGCTCGCGCTCACGCTCCAGCTGCTCCTGCTCCAGGCGCTCACGCTCCACCCGCTCCACCCGCTCGCGCTCCACACGCTCGCGCTCCAGCTCCTTTTGTCGTTGTTGCTCTTGCAGCTGCCTGAAAACCAAACATTAAAAAGATCAGAAATCTGCAACAATGGCCACTCATGACTAAACACCCACTCCTTCAGATGAACCTATGGGTGCCTTAGTTCTGATGCAGATACACAGTGGAGCCTGCAATCAACAGCTGCCAGTGAGGAAAGACAGGACAGGACCACTTACCAGTttcatggaaatgaaaaggaCTTCTCTTAGCTGGATCATTAGCATgatcatctcattttattctgCACTGTTCATGAATGAGGTgctacaaataaatgaattttccaaGTAACTGCAGTGACCATGCCACTGAATCAAATGTTTACTAAGGAACAGTCATCATTTTAGAAAACACAATGGCTGGCCACAGCAGCAGCTTGGCAAAaatctgcttatttattttattttattttattttatcttattttattttagagagagagagagaaagaatgggagCACAAGGAGGGGGGAAGACAAGAAGGTATAGTGAACCTCACACAGGTgaggaggggaagagcagagggagagagaagcatactccccgctgagcagggagaccaacatgggcctcgatcccagaaccctgaggatcatgacctgagccaaaagcagacgctcaaccaaatGAACCgaccaggcacccctgcttcatttatttttgagccCCATCTCTACTGTTTCTGAAGGATCGTTACTGGCAGATTTGCTAGGAGGAAAGGCACCTGTATCTTAAGATTTTGGATACATGGCTCCAAACTGTGTTCAGGAATGGTGGCTGGGCTCCCAACAGGAGAtgagaatttccttcctcttctccaatACCCAACATGATCACCCTTTTTAATCGCAGCTAAGAGGCTTGCTACCACAACCAGCCTGCATCTTGGACCTTTCAGAGCACAATGAGACAAGGCTACATGCACTCTCTGACTGGTTGACTCCGGGGAGAATTCATATTCTATACTCACATGAAGAGCTCCTTTCTCTATTAAAGGTAATAACCCTTGGTCACAAATGTTGgtcatatgtatttttaacttttattatggCTTCTTAAATgcctttgatttttaaagtttcgtTTAAAACTGTAATGTGTTTAACTTTGTTAAAGTTGTCATCTGGCTTGTAACTTACACATAGAAAGTCTCGTGGTGTCATTCCTTTATGTGATCTGACATAAAATTCATGTTGGGTATGGGATGTGCAGTACTGAGCTACATCACAGCACCACTTAGAGCATTGACCATCCTAATTTAGATGCCacctttacatgtattaactgtttctgaaattccagaatattttggTTGGTGGATCTGTTTGTTTAGTATGACACTAGTACACTGATGCTTTGACATCTGAAATAAGTATCTGGTAGGGTGCATCTATCCTTATCCCTCTGCTTTTTGAGTTTTTCTAGATGATTCTCACTTACCTTCTTTTAGGTAAGTTTTAGGATTACTTTCTTAAATTCATCCCTTCTGGCAAGATCTATCCTTCTCAATCTTATTAACACTTCATTAAATTTGAAGACCAATGAGAAAAACATTCATGTCTTTTTAATCTCCTCTAAGAACATATGAAATGTCTCAGTATTTATGCATTTACATAAAAAATCTTTCACTCTAGGACTTCAAATGGTGGCTGTGTAATCACTGTGATTATATTAAAATCTACAGAGGCCCAATGTATATGGCTCTAAAACATACAGTTTGTTTTTAACTTCCACACATACATGTAATACAGCAAGCAAATGTCTCTaagttctcacctggacctaaacAATAGTCTTGCTATAAAAGTTacctctccctaaaataaaaaatagcccCATCTTGTACATATCTCATAGCACAGAGGGTAAGATTAAATTAAGCGATGCCTTAAAAAAGCTCTTTCAAACATTCCTGGGGCATaagaatgctcaataaatgtgagctatAATTTGGAATCTCATGTGAGGACTTTTCTTAGATTGGCTAATAAACCACTGGGTTCCCAGTAGAGCCAGAGTTAAATGACAGAACATGGGTGCCAGTCTTTGTCCCTCCCAGCGCTACCAATAAACTACTAAAAGATTTTCCCAGAAATCTCTCCCCTTCATGATTCCTAAACTGACTATAAAAAGGGAAAAGCTCACCTGACAAGTGAACCAATCCCACTTCTCTCAGAAAAGCACGAAGTCCCTCTCTGGGCCTATCCCCATACCTAACAGTACCTGTccgaaggaaacagaaaaggccTACAACAGTACTCAGGGCAAGCAGTCGCTGTGTGTGAGATACCAGCTATAAAGTCCTAAGCCAGATCTTTATGGTGCAGTATCGACTTGGGGAATCTGGACAAAGCACTAGCTGACACAGTTTTTGAGGAGTAGCAATATGCTGCAGGGGTGAAGGCAAGAAATTCGGGGTATTCACAAGTATGTTTTCAATAAGAAACCAAATAGAGAAGAGTCAGTTCTTTTTGTCAGTTCATCACCTCTAATAGATGAACTCAGCTGGGACTTACATTAAACACACAGTGTGTGTCAAAAAAAAATAGGAGCACACTCTATAATGTGATATTCTAAGCGATCGATTGGGTCCAAAAGGCAAAGACACACCCATATTATTCTAATTAGAACACATCTGTGTACAGTAGCTAAGAGAAACTACTTAGTTTCAGAAGATAGtagcttgggcagcccgggtggctcagcggtttagtgccgccttcagcccagggcctgatcctggagacctgggatccagtcccatgtcaggctccctgcatggaacctgcttctccctctgcctgtgcctctgcttctctctctctctgcttctctctctctctctctctctgcatctctcatgaataaataaaattaaaaaaaaaaaaagaaagaaagaaaagaaaagaaaagaatatagtaGCTCACCAAGAAATCTAGGATGGAAAGACCCAAGTTCCTAGGCCCTTTTCCATTTCCACACCACCtctttcatttaattcttgtCAACAGAATACAGGTACAGAAAGCGTATTAACAAAAACCAACAGTTCATTGCTCCAACCTTCCCACTCATTCCCAGTTACTATCAACTCTTTTTagacatttctttttaacttcaGACACTACCTCAGGTGACTCCTTCAGCTCCCTCACCACACCTAAGCCTTTCCCAGCATggtcacatacacatacacatacacaggagAATATACATTCCTGGGGAAATCGATATTCAGAGTTTATGTTATTAATACAGTTAAACCATACAGTATCCTAAAGCTAcactgcatttcttttattttaagtcaactctacacccaacatggggctggagctcatgaccctgaggatcaagagtcgcacactcttccaactgagccagccaggtgctccacaCTGCATTTTCATATTGAAGTTCTTaggtttgatttgttttgttgttgtttttacctcCACATTGACAGCCACTTCTTCAAGCAacacaatgtttttgttttgttttgtttcgttttgtttttaagattttatttgtttattcatgagagacacagagaaagagagagaggcagagacacaggcagagggagaagcaggctccatgtagggagcctgacgtgggactcgatccccatctctagaatcaggccctgggctgaaggcggtgctaaaccgccaagccacccaggctgcccaacacaaCGAACGCTTTTATCATAAAAAGTAAGCTTAAGTTACAGGCAGTAAGCCAGGTCTCAAAAACTTACTGCATAATGGCTATTTAGAGCCAGGGAGTTCTGACTTAGAAAGATTATTCCACATATCGTAACGTAATATTTATTCTAGGGTTTTCAGTCTATAAAAGATCCAGAATATGTACTGATGTAGGAGAGGAGTATGATGCCAGAGAGATTCCCCAGGTTCATGGATAGTGAGTGGAGCAGGCATTTCACAAAGCTGCAAGAGATTCTGCTGATTGTATATT
Protein-coding sequences here:
- the ENAH gene encoding protein enabled homolog isoform X1, with protein sequence MTCTPGNIMSVKFGWKNLNLGLEYIVLYPGTDVLGNAGTVIKHSEQSICQARAAVMVYDDANKKWVPAGGSTGFSRVHIYHHTGNNTFRVVGRKIQDHQVVINCAIPKGLKYNQATQTFHQWRDARQVYGLNFGSKEDANVFASAMMHALEVLNSQETAQSKVAATQDSTNLRCIFCGPTLPRQNSQLPAQVQNGPSQEELEIQRRQLQEQQRQKELERERVERERVERVERERLEQEQLEREREREQRERERQDRLERERLERLDREREQRERQEQREREQRERQEQLEREQLEWERERERRLSAAAPSDSSPYSAPLPEYASCQPPSAPPPSYAKVISAPVSEATPDYAVVTALPPTSTPPTPPLRHSATRFAASVGSAFHSVLPHYATVPRPLNKNSRPSSPVNTPSSQPPATKPCAWSTSTVSPLPPSPPVMISSPPGKATGPRPVLPVCVSSPVPPMPPSPTAPNGPLDSVTCPVSPPPTSGPAVPPPPPPLPSLAPRSHCGSQASPPPSTPIASTPSSKPSVLPSPSAAAPASAETPLNSVLGDSSASEPGLQAASQPAETPAQQGIVLGPPAPPPPPPLPPGPALAPAALPPHPGPPPPPPLPASGPPPPPPPPPLPNQAPPPPPPPPAPPLPASGFFAASASEDNRPLTGLAAAIAGAKLRKVSRMEDASFPGGGVNPASSKSDTGRGNGPLPLGGSGLMEEMSALLARRRRIAEKGSTIETEQKEDKNEDSEPVISKASSTSTPEPTRKPWERTNTMNGSKSPVISSWISMNGGHINKARMESEATCVFSRPFVAFVFYSKGFSPYKPETKPLKGKVEDFLFIRGTWDYVTGTLVKNVFLEECLCLLYTVQ
- the ENAH gene encoding protein enabled homolog isoform X5; protein product: MSREQSICQARAAVMVYDDANKKWVPAGGSTGFSRVHIYHHTGNNTFRVVGRKIQDHQVVINCAIPKGLKYNQATQTFHQWRDARQVYGLNFGSKEDANVFASAMMHALEVLNSQETAQSKVAATQDSTNLRCIFCGPTLPRQNSQLPAQVQNGPSQEELEIQRRQLQEQQRQKELERERVERERVERVERERLEQEQLEREREREQRERERQDRLERERLERLDREREQRERQEQREREQRERQEQLEREQLEWERERERRLSAAAPSDSSPYSAPLPEYASCQPPSAPPPSYAKVISAPVSEATPDYAVVTALPPTSTPPTPPLRHSATRFAASVGSAFHSVLPHYATVPRPLNKNSRPSSPVNTPSSQPPATKPCAWSTSTVSPLPPSPPVMISSPPGKATGPRPVLPVCVSSPVPPMPPSPTAPNGPLDSVTCPVSPPPTSGPAVPPPPPPLPSLAPRSHCGSQASPPPSTPIASTPSSKPSVLPSPSAAAPASAETPLNSVLGDSSASEPGLQAASQPAETPAQQGIVLGPPAPPPPPPLPPGPALAPAALPPHPGPPPPPPLPASGPPPPPPPPPLPNQAPPPPPPPPAPPLPASGFFAASASEDNRPLTGLAAAIAGAKLRKVSRMEDASFPGGGVNPASSKSDTGRGNGPLPLGGSGLMEEMSALLARRRRIAEKGSTIETEQKEDKNEDSEPVISKASSTSTPEPTRKPWERTNTMNGSKSPVISSWISMNGGHINKARMESEATCVFSRPFVAFVFYSKGFSPYKPETKPLKGKVEDFLFIRGTWDYVTGTLVKNVFLEECLCLLYTVQ
- the ENAH gene encoding protein enabled homolog isoform X6, translating into MRHHPRHSECKPVPNRGVYFQPGDLSVMIYWVDSCHSYLGSAKKSEQSICQARAAVMVYDDANKKWVPAGGSTGFSRVHIYHHTGNNTFRVVGRKIQDHQVVINCAIPKGLKYNQATQTFHQWRDARQVYGLNFGSKEDANVFASAMMHALEVLNSQETGPTLPRQNSQLPAQVQNGPSQEELEIQRRQLQEQQRQKELERERVERERVERVERERLEQEQLEREREREQRERERQDRLERERLERLDREREQRERQEQREREQRERQEQLEREQLEWERERERRLSAAAPSDSSPYSAPLPEYASCQPPSAPPPSYAKVISAPVSEATPDYAVVTALPPTSTPPTPPLRHSATRFAASVGSAFHSVLPHYATVPRPLNKNSRPSSPVNTPSSQPPATKPCAWSTSTVSPLPPSPPVMISSPPGKATGPRPVLPVCVSSPVPPMPPSPTAPNGPLDSVTCPVSPPPTSGPAVPPPPPPLPSLAPRSHCGSQASPPPSTPIASTPSSKPSVLPSPSAAAPASAETPLNSVLGDSSASEPGLQAASQPAETPAQQGIVLGPPAPPPPPPLPPGPALAPAALPPHPGPPPPPPLPASGPPPPPPPPPLPNQAPPPPPPPPAPPLPASGFFAASASEDNRPLTGLAAAIAGAKLRKVSRMEDASFPGGGVNPASSKSDTGRGNGPLPLGGSGLMEEMSALLARRRRIAEKGSTIETEQKEDKNEDSEPVISKASSTSTPEPTRKPWERTNTMNGSKSPVISRPKSAPSSQPSANGVQTEGLDYERLKQDILDEMRKELTKLKEELIDAIRQELSKSNSA
- the ENAH gene encoding protein enabled homolog isoform X3: MATRTVDWPGYYQCLEIPEYNTLWREQSICQARAAVMVYDDANKKWVPAGGSTGFSRVHIYHHTGNNTFRVVGRKIQDHQVVINCAIPKGLKYNQATQTFHQWRDARQVYGLNFGSKEDANVFASAMMHALEVLNSQETAQSKVAATQDSTNLRCIFCGPTLPRQNSQLPAQVQNGPSQEELEIQRRQLQEQQRQKELERERVERERVERVERERLEQEQLEREREREQRERERQDRLERERLERLDREREQRERQEQREREQRERQEQLEREQLEWERERERRLSAAAPSDSSPYSAPLPEYASCQPPSAPPPSYAKVISAPVSEATPDYAVVTALPPTSTPPTPPLRHSATRFAASVGSAFHSVLPHYATVPRPLNKNSRPSSPVNTPSSQPPATKPCAWSTSTVSPLPPSPPVMISSPPGKATGPRPVLPVCVSSPVPPMPPSPTAPNGPLDSVTCPVSPPPTSGPAVPPPPPPLPSLAPRSHCGSQASPPPSTPIASTPSSKPSVLPSPSAAAPASAETPLNSVLGDSSASEPGLQAASQPAETPAQQGIVLGPPAPPPPPPLPPGPALAPAALPPHPGPPPPPPLPASGPPPPPPPPPLPNQAPPPPPPPPAPPLPASGFFAASASEDNRPLTGLAAAIAGAKLRKVSRMEDASFPGGGVNPASSKSDTGRGNGPLPLGGSGLMEEMSALLARRRRIAEKGSTIETEQKEDKNEDSEPVISKASSTSTPEPTRKPWERTNTMNGSKSPVISSWISMNGGHINKARMESEATCVFSRPFVAFVFYSKGFSPYKPETKPLKGKVEDFLFIRGTWDYVTGTLVKNVFLEECLCLLYTVQ
- the ENAH gene encoding protein enabled homolog isoform X7; the protein is MRHHPRHSECKPVPNRGVYFQPGDLSVMIYWVDSCHSYLGSAKKSEQSICQARAAVMVYDDANKKWVPAGGSTGFSRVHIYHHTGNNTFRVVGRKIQDHQVVINCAIPKGLKYNQATQTFHQWRDARQVYGLNFGSKEDANVFASAMMHALEVLNSQETAQSKVAATQDSTNLRCIFCGPTLPRQNSQLPAQVQNGPSQEELEIQRRQLQEQQRQKELERERVERERVERVERERLEQEQLEREREREQRERERQDRLERERLERLDREREQRERQEQREREQRERQEQLEREQLEWERERERRLSAAAAPASAETPLNSVLGDSSASEPGLQAASQPAETPAQQGIVLGPPAPPPPPPLPPGPALAPAALPPHPGPPPPPPLPASGPPPPPPPPPLPNQAPPPPPPPPAPPLPASGFFAASASEDNRPLTGLAAAIAGAKLRKVSRMEDASFPGGGVNPASSKSDTGRGNGPLPLGGSGLMEEMSALLARRRRIAEKGSTIETEQKEDKNEDSEPVISKASSTSTPEPTRKPWERTNTMNGSKSPVISRRDSPRKNQIVFDNRSYDSLHRPKSAPSSQPSANGVQTEGLDYERLKQDILDEMRKELTKLKEELIDAIRQELSKSNSA